One window of Alkalispirochaeta americana genomic DNA carries:
- a CDS encoding leucine-rich repeat protein produces MANRLKRASLGLIVPLICLAACSALLSPFEKSDQDRATASHPGADHTGTLEIIFNQTGISTVLPPEVFPADLKFDLTLNPIDIPGQEEIDLEGLSESELFVPGIFPGTWSVSLRGYFPEGTPPEGVTPEVHAFSATEDVTILQGVPTQWSAQLLALQTDEGEGSVKIELFWNDSELVTEWMDDSAEPSPSLQRLIPGGTHQEPVHIDPQTITFNGDAGTLIYEESGLESGFHRIVITLERHDADTNETFSVGTYRDVIHIYDSLRSEKTLDITPLIGIPPSAPENLQVSPVSFDETEEEWTVGLSWTRSVTAESYRIYRSEDGGAFELLADNLPRTTSSFETTQSTSIDSYQYRLVARNTYGNAQPLDSPTVPGDLQAIEGDFTFHIHSDYLILSEYIGSDPEADVEIPATATIGGVERTVKKIAAQAFLNKEIGGTLTIPDSITEIGAAAFRDNNFTGDLIIPDSVTSIGINAFRSAGFDEGNLTLGTTGSNLGTIGAGAFIENNFAGGLIIPDSVTSIGGSAFSSAGFDGPLTLETTESNLDTIGASAFRDSNFTGNLTIPDSVTTIGLDAFRSAGFDGTLTLGTTGSNLGTIGATAFQGTGFTGNLTIPDSVTTIGHDAFRSIEFGGNLTLGTGMETIGTRSFQFVIFTGDLTIPDSVITIEQEAFRWATFTGGSLSLGTGLKTIGNSAFLDNATRPFAGNLTIPDSVITIGDSAFLNREFTGHSHRYISLGTTESALETIGNRAFEGTNLRGPLEIPGTVTSIGEKAFFELGISGDLVIPDSVITIGAEAFRDNSFRNDDPDFRHTLTLGTEHSKLETIGASAFRDNRFYGNLVIPDSVITIGEGAFQPDNVNDMAFMHGNLTLGTSLQTIGASAFESTRLRGNLTIPDSVTTIGDRAFFNTPQFGPSEAILTLGTENSKLETIGSEAFRVSNFTGELTIPNSVKIIGENAFNGSFDGATLTLGTSLETVGNGAFQGNNFTGGLTIPDSVTSIGQQAFGNNSFTGDLTIPVTTPDPVTIGIAAFQESGFDGTLTLGNLTDISTSAFRGTGFTSVTIPGSVTRIWSDAFRDIVSPGFQSLTFEGGSDLEINVRAFQNASTQITEITIPARVTNIGGSTFRSWSALATVTVMREDPPDAGTGIFAETPIADTESSNIFVPEASVATYQTADGWAEYAARIESQ; encoded by the coding sequence ATGGCGAACCGTTTAAAAAGAGCCAGCCTCGGCCTGATCGTTCCCCTGATATGCCTCGCGGCCTGCAGCGCCCTTCTCTCACCCTTCGAGAAATCAGACCAGGACCGCGCCACGGCGTCCCACCCCGGTGCCGACCACACGGGCACCCTGGAGATCATCTTTAATCAGACCGGAATTTCCACGGTCCTCCCCCCCGAGGTGTTCCCGGCGGATCTTAAATTCGACCTTACCCTGAACCCCATAGATATTCCTGGTCAGGAGGAAATCGACCTGGAGGGACTCTCCGAGTCGGAACTCTTTGTACCGGGGATCTTCCCCGGAACCTGGAGCGTATCGCTTCGGGGCTATTTTCCCGAGGGAACACCCCCGGAAGGAGTTACCCCCGAGGTCCACGCCTTCAGCGCCACCGAGGATGTGACAATCCTCCAGGGCGTTCCCACCCAGTGGTCAGCCCAACTTCTGGCTCTCCAGACAGACGAGGGTGAGGGATCGGTAAAAATCGAGCTCTTCTGGAACGATTCCGAACTCGTCACAGAGTGGATGGATGACTCTGCCGAGCCCTCGCCCTCGCTACAGCGACTCATACCAGGCGGGACCCACCAGGAACCAGTTCATATTGATCCCCAAACCATCACCTTCAACGGGGACGCAGGAACCCTCATCTATGAGGAGAGTGGCCTGGAAAGCGGCTTCCACCGCATCGTGATCACCCTGGAACGGCACGATGCCGACACCAATGAGACCTTCTCCGTGGGAACCTACCGCGACGTGATCCACATCTACGACAGTCTGCGCTCGGAGAAGACCCTGGATATCACCCCGCTGATCGGGATCCCGCCCTCGGCCCCGGAGAACCTTCAGGTCTCGCCGGTGAGTTTTGACGAGACCGAAGAAGAATGGACGGTGGGGCTCTCCTGGACCAGATCCGTCACCGCCGAAAGCTACCGGATATACCGGAGCGAAGACGGGGGTGCTTTTGAGCTCCTGGCAGACAACCTCCCGCGGACCACCAGCTCCTTCGAAACCACCCAAAGCACGAGTATCGACTCCTATCAGTACCGGCTGGTCGCCCGGAATACCTACGGCAACGCCCAACCTCTGGACTCACCAACCGTACCGGGTGACTTGCAGGCAATAGAAGGGGATTTTACCTTTCACATTCATTCGGACTACCTGATCCTGTCGGAATACATAGGCAGCGACCCCGAAGCGGACGTGGAGATTCCCGCGACTGCAACGATAGGAGGAGTAGAAAGGACAGTCAAAAAAATAGCTGCCCAGGCATTTTTGAATAAGGAGATCGGGGGAACCCTCACAATCCCCGATTCGATCACGGAGATCGGTGCGGCAGCTTTCCGTGACAACAACTTCACAGGCGACCTGATAATCCCCGATTCGGTCACCTCCATCGGCATCAACGCCTTCCGTTCTGCAGGTTTTGATGAAGGCAACCTCACCCTGGGAACCACCGGAAGCAACCTCGGAACCATCGGAGCTGGGGCATTCATAGAAAACAACTTCGCGGGCGGCCTGATAATCCCTGACTCGGTCACCTCCATCGGCGGCAGCGCTTTCAGTTCTGCAGGTTTTGATGGCCCCCTCACCCTGGAAACCACCGAAAGCAACCTCGACACCATCGGGGCTTCGGCATTCAGGGACAGCAACTTCACAGGCAACCTGACCATCCCCGATTCGGTTACCACGATCGGGCTAGATGCCTTCCGTTCTGCTGGTTTTGATGGAACCCTCACCCTGGGAACCACCGGAAGCAACCTCGGAACCATCGGGGCTACGGCATTCCAGGGCACCGGGTTCACGGGCAATCTGACAATCCCCGATTCGGTTACCACGATCGGGCACGATGCCTTCCGGAGTATTGAATTCGGAGGAAATCTCACCCTGGGCACAGGGATGGAAACAATTGGAACAAGATCCTTCCAGTTCGTCATCTTCACGGGCGATCTGACAATCCCCGATTCGGTTATTACTATCGAACAAGAGGCATTCCGGTGGGCGACTTTCACAGGGGGAAGTCTCTCTCTGGGAACAGGGCTGAAAACCATCGGGAACAGCGCCTTCTTAGATAACGCAACCAGACCCTTCGCAGGCAATCTGACAATCCCCGATTCGGTTATCACGATCGGGGACAGCGCCTTCCTGAATAGAGAGTTCACAGGACACTCCCACCGGTACATCTCTCTGGGAACCACCGAAAGCGCCCTCGAAACCATCGGGAACAGGGCTTTCGAGGGCACCAACTTGCGGGGCCCTCTGGAAATCCCCGGTACAGTCACCTCCATCGGAGAGAAGGCTTTCTTTGAGCTCGGCATCTCGGGCGATCTGGTGATCCCCGATTCGGTTATCACGATCGGGGCAGAAGCCTTCCGTGACAACAGCTTCAGAAATGATGATCCGGATTTTAGGCACACCCTCACCCTGGGTACTGAACACAGCAAACTGGAAACGATCGGGGCCAGCGCCTTCCGGGACAACAGATTCTACGGCAACCTGGTGATCCCCGACTCGGTTATCACTATCGGGGAGGGAGCCTTTCAACCAGATAATGTTAACGACATGGCCTTTATGCATGGCAATCTCACCCTGGGCACGAGCCTTCAAACGATTGGAGCCAGCGCCTTCGAGTCAACCAGGTTGAGAGGCAATTTGACGATCCCCGATTCGGTTACAACAATCGGAGACAGGGCCTTTTTTAACACCCCGCAATTTGGCCCCAGCGAAGCGATCCTCACCCTGGGTACTGAAAACAGCAAACTGGAAACGATTGGAAGCGAGGCCTTCCGGGTCAGCAACTTCACCGGCGAGCTGACGATCCCCAACTCGGTCAAGATCATCGGAGAGAACGCCTTCAACGGATCCTTCGATGGAGCAACCCTGACCCTGGGAACGAGCCTTGAAACGGTTGGAAACGGTGCCTTCCAGGGTAACAACTTCACAGGCGGCCTGACGATCCCCGATTCGGTCACCTCCATCGGACAACAAGCCTTCGGGAACAACAGCTTCACCGGCGACCTGACGATCCCCGTAACGACCCCCGATCCGGTGACAATTGGAATCGCCGCCTTTCAAGAGTCCGGCTTCGACGGAACGCTCACTCTGGGAAACCTTACGGATATTTCTACCAGCGCTTTCCGAGGCACCGGTTTCACAAGCGTGACGATCCCCGGTTCGGTTACTCGTATCTGGAGCGACGCTTTCCGAGATATCGTAAGCCCAGGGTTCCAAAGTCTGACATTTGAAGGCGGTTCTGATCTGGAGATTAACGTGAGAGCCTTCCAGAACGCCAGCACCCAGATCACTGAGATAACCATCCCTGCGCGGGTTACCAACATCGGAGGTAGCACGTTCCGGAGCTGGTCGGCGCTCGCAACTGTCACGGTGATGCGGGAAGATCCGCCAGACGCCGGAACCGGTATTTTTGCGGAAACTCCAATTGCGGATACAGAAAGCAGTAACATTTTTGTTCCGGAGGCTTCGGTAGCGACCTACCAAACTGCCGACGGGTGGGCTGAATATGCAGCTAGAATAGAGTCGCAATAA
- the treY gene encoding malto-oligosyltrehalose synthase, which translates to MSLPLPYPRATYRLQLSRDVSFAVAAELVPYLARLGISHLYTSPFLTARSGSTHGYDIVDHNSLNEEYGGEEGFALLTEALHHHNMGLIVDFVPNHMGVGFSDNAWWLDVLEWGESSPYAQFFDIDWKPSEQSLRGKVLIPILGAQYGTVLDKGELELCLDTQAGTFSVHYYQHRFPLSPRDYSIVLQALADSGRRSLQELAKGFASLADGGKSPQRMALKIRRSRELSATLARLLQENSDLAAELTEICRDWQGTRLHRLLERQAYRLAYWRMAANEINYRRFFDINDLAAIRMERPEVFEITHQLMLRFIQEGSIQGLRLDHVDGLLDPREYLSRLQKAAAYRLMAASSRQREPADRDSSISPSGPHLEGALRHPVYVVVEKILAHHEKLRKSWEVSGSTGYEHMTAVAGVLTDPAGETPLTEIYQHFTGEPRDFPSLVLQAKYRTMQETLASELNVLANRLSRLAKSSRHTRDLSRLALRTALMDIVARFPVYRSYVDASGISEQDRRDIEWAVAIARKESTQADTSAYSFIQDVLTLDILKTYPKSFRRREILELAMKVQQFTAPVMAKSFEDTAFYRDSRFVARNEVGAEPDRFYLSVQAFHYGNTDRLQSHPFGMVATATHDHKRGEDTRARLNVLSEVPGAWQSWVTRITEAAGTTPESSQEQTPAPSRHDQYLLLQTLAGTWPLDMTSPDYRGHEEYRNRITAYMRKAAREAKLHTSWTSPNENYEEALDRLIESLIAPHRSPTIMRFLEEFITSIMVPGAINSLTQKTLTLTVPGVPDIYQGTTGWDFSLVDPDNRRPVDFSSHQQILDDLSFTPRGCAAALHQWRSGAPKQLVVAALLNLRRQNPDLFALGEYLPLETSGTWAEHILAFARRWRDSALLVVCPRLTVPLTEGAELPLVPPERWHDTAVDCAPLLQEKRWITQDLCTSRERSLDKQSALCSVAALLENFPVAAISLREDLSDVTTR; encoded by the coding sequence ATGAGCCTGCCCCTCCCCTATCCCCGGGCAACCTATCGATTGCAGCTTTCCCGGGATGTCTCCTTTGCCGTTGCGGCAGAACTTGTCCCGTACCTGGCCCGTTTGGGGATCAGTCATCTTTACACATCCCCCTTTCTAACGGCCCGATCCGGATCAACCCATGGCTACGATATTGTGGATCACAACAGCCTCAACGAAGAGTACGGCGGTGAGGAAGGGTTTGCCCTCCTCACCGAGGCCCTTCATCATCACAACATGGGTCTCATTGTCGATTTTGTCCCCAACCATATGGGAGTGGGCTTTTCTGACAACGCCTGGTGGCTCGACGTTCTTGAATGGGGGGAGAGCTCTCCCTATGCACAATTCTTCGACATTGACTGGAAACCATCGGAACAGTCCCTGCGCGGCAAAGTTCTCATACCCATTCTGGGAGCCCAATACGGCACAGTCCTGGACAAGGGCGAACTTGAACTCTGCCTCGATACCCAGGCGGGGACCTTCAGCGTACACTACTATCAACACCGCTTCCCCTTGTCACCCCGGGATTACAGCATTGTCCTGCAAGCCCTGGCAGACTCCGGGAGGAGGAGCCTGCAAGAACTGGCAAAGGGCTTCGCCAGCCTCGCCGACGGAGGCAAATCTCCCCAGCGCATGGCCCTGAAAATCCGCCGCAGCCGGGAGCTTTCGGCTACTCTGGCGCGCCTTCTCCAGGAGAACAGCGATCTTGCAGCAGAACTCACCGAGATCTGCCGGGACTGGCAAGGCACCCGCCTCCACCGGCTCCTTGAGCGCCAGGCCTACCGCCTGGCCTACTGGCGCATGGCGGCGAATGAAATTAACTACCGCCGGTTTTTTGACATCAACGATCTGGCTGCCATACGCATGGAGCGGCCCGAGGTCTTCGAAATCACCCACCAGCTCATGCTCCGCTTCATCCAGGAGGGTTCCATCCAGGGCCTGCGCCTGGATCATGTCGATGGCCTTCTGGACCCTCGTGAATACCTGAGCCGCCTCCAGAAAGCAGCCGCCTACCGGTTGATGGCCGCCTCATCACGCCAGAGGGAACCAGCAGACCGGGACAGCTCGATCTCTCCTTCCGGCCCTCACCTGGAAGGCGCCTTGCGCCACCCGGTATACGTGGTGGTGGAAAAGATTCTCGCCCACCACGAAAAACTGCGGAAATCCTGGGAAGTCAGTGGCAGCACAGGATACGAACACATGACCGCTGTCGCCGGAGTGCTCACCGATCCTGCCGGGGAAACCCCTCTGACAGAAATATACCAGCACTTCACCGGAGAACCCCGCGATTTCCCCTCTCTCGTACTGCAGGCAAAATACCGGACGATGCAGGAAACCCTGGCAAGCGAACTCAACGTTCTGGCCAACCGGCTCAGCCGGCTGGCAAAGAGCAGTCGTCACACCCGGGATCTGTCCAGACTCGCCTTGCGAACAGCCTTGATGGACATCGTCGCCCGTTTTCCTGTGTACCGGAGCTATGTGGACGCCTCGGGCATCTCGGAACAGGATCGCCGCGATATCGAATGGGCCGTTGCTATCGCGCGAAAAGAGAGCACCCAGGCCGATACCAGCGCATACAGTTTTATCCAGGACGTCCTGACCCTGGACATCCTCAAGACCTACCCGAAATCTTTCCGCCGGCGCGAGATCCTGGAACTGGCCATGAAGGTGCAGCAATTCACCGCTCCCGTGATGGCCAAATCCTTTGAAGACACAGCATTCTACCGGGACAGCCGTTTCGTTGCCCGAAACGAGGTGGGGGCTGAGCCCGACCGGTTCTATCTGTCCGTGCAGGCCTTTCACTATGGAAACACAGACCGCCTTCAGTCCCATCCCTTTGGAATGGTAGCCACAGCGACTCATGACCATAAACGGGGGGAGGATACCCGGGCCCGCCTGAACGTGCTCAGCGAGGTACCCGGAGCCTGGCAATCCTGGGTAACACGGATCACCGAAGCGGCGGGAACCACTCCGGAGAGCTCCCAGGAACAAACCCCTGCACCATCCCGTCACGATCAGTATCTCCTTTTACAAACCCTCGCGGGAACCTGGCCCCTGGATATGACAAGCCCCGATTACCGGGGACACGAGGAATATCGAAACCGGATTACAGCCTACATGCGTAAAGCAGCCCGGGAAGCAAAACTGCATACCAGCTGGACCTCGCCCAATGAAAACTACGAGGAAGCCCTTGATCGGCTCATCGAGAGTCTCATCGCGCCTCACCGCAGCCCGACGATCATGAGATTTCTGGAAGAGTTCATCACCTCGATCATGGTCCCCGGCGCAATCAACAGCCTGACACAGAAAACGCTCACCCTCACCGTTCCCGGTGTGCCCGACATCTACCAGGGAACCACGGGATGGGATTTCTCCCTGGTGGACCCCGACAATCGGCGCCCCGTGGATTTTTCGTCCCACCAGCAGATACTCGACGATCTGTCCTTCACGCCCCGGGGATGTGCTGCAGCACTTCATCAATGGCGTTCCGGCGCACCCAAGCAGCTGGTCGTGGCGGCATTGCTCAACTTGCGGCGTCAGAACCCGGACCTCTTTGCCTTGGGGGAATATCTGCCCCTGGAAACCTCCGGCACCTGGGCAGAACACATCCTGGCTTTTGCCCGACGATGGCGCGACAGCGCTCTCCTTGTGGTATGTCCCCGCCTCACGGTGCCCCTGACGGAAGGAGCGGAACTGCCACTCGTTCCTCCAGAGCGGTGGCACGACACCGCTGTGGACTGCGCTCCCCTTCTTCAGGAGAAACGCTGGATCACACAAGACCTCTGCACATCCCGGGAACGTTCTCTGGACAAGCAATCGGCCCTATGCTCTGTTGCTGCCCTGCTGGAAAACTTCCCCGTTGCAGCGATCTCCCTTCGGGAGGACCTCTCAGACGTCACAACGCGATAG
- the treZ gene encoding malto-oligosyltrehalose trehalohydrolase → MTYHFGPRWTDQGVEFRLWAPAASRVELILEDPGPNPAGSAPRSCYPMSCQERGWWRSTALERPEGTPYLFRINGEHLVPDPASRQQLQDVHGPSLLVAPNSRAPSFSRRTWEELVFYEVHVGTATPEGTFAALEERLPELAALGITALELMPLADFPGKRNWGYDGVLPFAPDTTYGTPAELKHLAEAAHRAGLSLWLDVVYNHFGPEGNYLHLYAPQFFTTDQQTPWGAAIDFTVPEVRRFFLENGIYWTRDMGFDGLRLDAVHAIHDPSEEHFLSSFSRDLHASQEQKRTIFLVLENDQNEALYLQETDSPPGYAPEYDGQWNDDIHHVFHVLLTREDHGYYSEYQNDPEKLLLQALAGGFIRHGPTTLPPARFIAFLQNHDQIGNRAFGERLVTLAPKEALEAATAVLLLAPQIPLLFMGEPWGCSTPFQFFCDFSADLAEAVKTGRRSEFGLEDLPDPGAPGTWQASRLQHPPGPENGQWLHLHRKLLTLRREHLVPLLPHLKAGRATGGGETAATVLWDPSWGMHLNLHNRARPLPENLFIEQDNPLPGEIFRLPDQGWPDNGHMPPWSCIVFWRTP, encoded by the coding sequence ATGACGTACCACTTCGGTCCTCGATGGACAGATCAGGGTGTGGAGTTCCGCCTCTGGGCACCCGCAGCTTCCCGGGTAGAGCTTATCCTTGAAGACCCTGGCCCGAATCCGGCAGGCAGCGCCCCACGGAGCTGCTACCCCATGAGTTGCCAGGAGAGAGGATGGTGGCGCAGCACGGCCCTGGAACGTCCGGAAGGGACACCCTACCTGTTTCGCATCAACGGCGAGCATCTGGTCCCGGACCCCGCATCCCGCCAGCAGCTTCAGGACGTCCACGGCCCCAGCCTGCTGGTTGCCCCGAACTCCCGGGCTCCATCGTTTTCACGGCGAACCTGGGAAGAGCTGGTCTTCTACGAAGTCCACGTGGGCACCGCAACCCCCGAGGGCACCTTCGCCGCGCTGGAAGAGCGTCTTCCTGAACTGGCGGCTCTTGGTATTACCGCCCTGGAACTAATGCCCCTGGCAGACTTTCCGGGAAAACGGAACTGGGGATACGACGGCGTCCTGCCCTTTGCACCAGACACAACCTACGGCACACCGGCAGAACTGAAACACCTCGCAGAGGCTGCACACCGGGCCGGACTCTCCCTGTGGCTGGATGTTGTCTACAACCACTTCGGTCCGGAGGGGAACTATCTGCACCTCTACGCGCCCCAATTTTTCACAACCGACCAACAGACACCCTGGGGCGCCGCGATTGATTTCACCGTGCCCGAAGTACGCCGGTTCTTCCTGGAGAACGGCATCTACTGGACTCGAGACATGGGGTTTGACGGCCTCCGTCTTGACGCAGTCCACGCTATCCACGATCCATCGGAAGAGCACTTTCTCAGCAGCTTCTCCCGGGACCTCCATGCCTCACAAGAGCAGAAACGAACCATCTTCCTGGTACTCGAAAATGATCAAAATGAAGCGCTATACCTCCAGGAAACAGATTCACCCCCGGGATATGCCCCGGAATATGATGGACAATGGAACGATGACATACACCATGTCTTTCATGTTTTGCTCACCCGGGAGGATCACGGCTACTATAGCGAATACCAGAACGATCCGGAAAAACTGCTTCTCCAAGCCCTGGCAGGCGGATTCATACGACACGGTCCCACGACGTTGCCCCCTGCACGATTCATCGCCTTTCTGCAAAATCATGACCAGATCGGCAATCGAGCCTTTGGAGAACGCCTGGTCACCCTTGCCCCAAAGGAAGCACTTGAGGCAGCAACGGCCGTTCTCCTCCTGGCTCCTCAAATCCCCCTGCTCTTCATGGGCGAACCCTGGGGATGCTCCACACCCTTCCAGTTTTTCTGTGACTTCAGCGCAGACCTGGCAGAAGCGGTAAAAACAGGCCGTCGCAGCGAGTTCGGACTGGAGGACCTGCCCGACCCCGGAGCACCCGGCACCTGGCAGGCAAGCCGTTTGCAACACCCCCCGGGACCAGAAAACGGGCAGTGGCTTCACCTGCACCGGAAGCTCCTGACCCTCCGTCGGGAGCACCTTGTTCCCCTATTGCCTCACCTCAAGGCAGGAAGGGCTACCGGCGGAGGAGAAACCGCTGCAACAGTCCTCTGGGATCCCTCCTGGGGTATGCACCTCAATCTACACAACAGAGCCCGCCCGCTTCCCGAGAATCTCTTTATCGAACAAGACAATCCCCTGCCGGGGGAGATCTTTCGCCTTCCAGATCAGGGCTGGCCCGATAACGGACACATGCCCCCCTGGAGTTGTATTGTCTTCTGGAGGACCCCATGA
- the glgX gene encoding glycogen debranching protein GlgX codes for MAKGTNQHRDIRLWPGRPYPLGATWDGSGTNFALFSAHAEGVELCLFDPSGNQETGRITLPEFTHEIWHGYLPDVRPGQRYGYRVYGPYDPPAGHRFNHHKLLIDPYARELSGSLIWDDALFGYVVGSEEEDLSFDERDSAPFVPKSVVVDTAFTWGRNPKPAVPRDRSVIYEMHPRGYTMGHPDIPEATRGTFSALAHPTIPDYLEDLGINAVELLPVHAFLRDRHLEEQGLTNFWGYNSIAFFAPEPAYLHDGDIRDFKNFVQVMHDRGIEVILDVVYNHTAEGNHLGPTLSLRGIDNLSYYYLMNDDHRYYNDFTGTGNALELRHPQVLRMVTDSLRYWTEDMHVDGFRFDLATTLARVSGEYRENSAFLDIVAQDPALSGVKLIAEPWDTGPDGYQVGNFPPGWSEWNDRYRDTVRRFWKGDPGLLGTLASCISGSSDMYNRRGRRPWASINFITAHDGFTLRDLVSYNHKHNEANGEENRDGSDSNNSWNCGVEGPTDDPEILDLRNRQMRNMLTTLLLSSGVPMITAGDELGRTQEGNNNPYCQDNTLSWIPWDDQDAKNTDLLAFTRQLIALRRDHIVFRRSRFFHGGLIPGTEVKDITWLSPSGREMTDQDWKNDNLHTLIALISGEAGNRFLTEEGEPEPDDTFLMVLHSGHEPIRFKAPTLPPSGRWRETLCTGTCTARRGTYTLSERSAVLLQWEKP; via the coding sequence ATGGCAAAAGGCACGAACCAACACAGAGACATCCGGCTGTGGCCCGGCAGACCCTATCCCCTGGGAGCAACCTGGGACGGAAGCGGCACCAACTTTGCCTTATTCTCCGCCCACGCCGAAGGGGTGGAACTATGCCTCTTTGACCCTTCAGGCAACCAGGAAACAGGACGGATCACACTCCCGGAGTTCACCCACGAAATATGGCACGGCTACCTGCCTGATGTCCGACCCGGTCAGCGCTACGGCTACCGGGTATACGGCCCCTACGATCCACCGGCTGGCCACCGCTTTAATCACCACAAGCTCCTCATCGACCCCTATGCCCGCGAACTCTCGGGCTCGCTCATATGGGATGACGCCCTCTTCGGATACGTCGTGGGATCGGAAGAGGAAGATCTCTCCTTCGATGAACGGGATAGCGCACCCTTTGTGCCAAAGAGTGTTGTCGTTGACACGGCCTTCACCTGGGGCCGCAACCCGAAACCGGCAGTCCCCCGGGACCGCTCGGTGATATACGAAATGCATCCCCGTGGCTATACCATGGGCCATCCCGACATTCCCGAAGCGACACGGGGCACCTTCTCAGCCCTGGCTCATCCAACCATTCCCGACTACCTGGAAGACCTGGGCATAAACGCCGTGGAGTTATTGCCAGTGCACGCCTTTCTTCGAGATCGCCACCTGGAAGAACAGGGACTAACCAACTTCTGGGGGTACAACTCCATAGCCTTTTTCGCTCCGGAACCGGCATACCTCCATGACGGCGATATCCGGGATTTCAAAAACTTTGTTCAGGTCATGCACGATCGGGGAATCGAAGTCATTCTGGACGTTGTGTATAACCATACCGCAGAAGGAAACCACCTGGGCCCGACGCTATCGCTTCGCGGAATCGACAATCTCTCCTACTACTATCTCATGAACGACGACCACCGCTATTACAATGACTTCACGGGAACAGGCAACGCCCTGGAGTTGCGACATCCCCAGGTATTGCGGATGGTCACGGACTCCCTGAGATACTGGACAGAGGACATGCATGTCGACGGGTTCCGGTTTGACCTGGCCACAACCCTTGCACGGGTCTCGGGGGAATACCGCGAAAACAGCGCCTTCCTCGACATCGTTGCGCAAGATCCTGCACTGTCCGGGGTAAAACTCATCGCCGAACCCTGGGATACCGGACCGGACGGATACCAGGTCGGCAATTTCCCTCCAGGATGGAGTGAATGGAACGACCGGTATCGCGACACGGTACGGCGCTTCTGGAAGGGCGACCCGGGACTCCTGGGAACACTGGCCTCCTGCATCTCCGGTTCCAGCGACATGTATAACCGCCGGGGACGCCGTCCCTGGGCCAGCATCAATTTTATCACCGCCCACGACGGGTTTACCCTCCGGGATCTTGTGAGCTACAACCACAAGCACAACGAAGCAAACGGGGAAGAGAACCGCGACGGCTCGGATTCCAACAACAGCTGGAACTGCGGCGTTGAGGGCCCCACTGACGACCCGGAGATCCTGGACCTGCGCAATCGCCAGATGCGGAACATGCTGACGACTCTCCTTCTCAGCAGCGGCGTCCCCATGATCACCGCAGGAGACGAACTCGGACGCACCCAGGAAGGGAACAACAACCCCTACTGCCAGGACAATACCCTGAGCTGGATACCCTGGGACGATCAGGACGCAAAAAACACCGATCTTCTGGCCTTCACCCGACAACTCATAGCCCTGCGACGGGACCATATCGTCTTTCGACGGTCGCGATTTTTTCATGGAGGTCTTATTCCCGGGACAGAGGTCAAGGACATCACCTGGCTGAGCCCTTCAGGCCGGGAAATGACAGACCAAGACTGGAAGAACGACAATCTCCATACCCTTATCGCGCTCATCAGCGGCGAAGCGGGCAACCGTTTCCTTACCGAGGAGGGAGAGCCGGAACCGGACGACACCTTCCTGATGGTCTTGCACAGCGGCCATGAACCCATACGGTTCAAAGCTCCCACACTCCCCCCCTCAGGACGCTGGCGTGAGACACTATGCACCGGAACCTGCACCGCACGGAGAGGCACGTATACCCTCTCTGAGCGCTCGGCAGTACTCTTGCAATGGGAGAAACCATGA